The segment ACGCTCGCTTGACTCTGCTGGATCGCTCGACGAACCGCCTCAGTCGTGGTGGCGCAGCCGTGGAGTAGTTGTCCCATAGTTCCTGCTTGTTGATGGCCAGCGGTCGTGTGCCATCATACCATGGGACTGTACACCTAGAGCAGCGCGGCTTTTTAAGCAGCGTCGTAACTGCAGTGCCGGAAGAAGCCGTGGCAGTCGTTGGGGGTGACGGCGTGCGGGGCGTCGGTCACGGCCTGCTGCAACGCCTCGTACGTCCGGGCGGCGGCGGAACGCAGGTGGCCCTTCACCTTGCTCCACATCGGTTCGATCGGGTTGAAATCCGGCGAGTAGGGCGGCAGGTACAGCATCCGGCAACACATCGACTCGATCAGCTCACGCACGCGCGGGCTGTGGTGCGGCCGCAGGTTGTCCATCACGACCGTCTCGCCGGGCCTCAGGTGCGGGACCAAGGCGTGCTCGACCCAGGCGACGAACACGCCCGTGTCCGTCGCGCCGTCGACCACCACGGCCCCGGCCAGCGGGCCGCCCGTCCGACCGTGGTCATGAATGCCTCGCGCGACCCGCGGCCGGGGCGGGCGGTGCGACTGGCGGAGGACGTGGAGCATCAGGTCCTGCTCGAGGTCCTCGACATCGCTGCTGCGGTAGCCGTGGTGGCCGACCAGCCGCCTGGCCTTGTGGCGGATCAGCGCCGCGTCCGATGGCGTGAACCGCCCGTCCTGTTGCTCGCCCACTGGGGCCTCCCCCGGCGGCGGGGAAGGTCGGGTGGGTGCGAGCCGAAGGTCAGGGCGGGAACCGGGACACGCGGTGGAGCAACGCGTCGCGCAGGGGCAGCCGTGGTCGTTCGGCGGCACCCACGACGACCTCCACCGCGTGGCCGGTCCGTCATGCGGTATGGGTTTGTCGAAAGCACGATTAGTCGGACGCGAACGTGGGCCATGGGGTCGGCCACGCCTCGACGTGCGCGCAGAACGGCAGGCCGTGCTTCACGGCCTGCGACGCGATGCGGGCGTTGGGGTGACGGTCGAGCTGGGCCATCAGGTCGACGACCGGGCGCTTCAGGGCGAAGTCGCCGCCGGCCGACGATTCCGGACGGCTGCCCTGCTCGGCGTCGGTGCCGAGCTTCACTTCGAGCACGACGTCGGGGC is part of the Tepidisphaeraceae bacterium genome and harbors:
- a CDS encoding transposase; the encoded protein is MGEQQDGRFTPSDAALIRHKARRLVGHHGYRSSDVEDLEQDLMLHVLRQSHRPPRPRVARGIHDHGRTGGPLAGAVVVDGATDTGVFVAWVEHALVPHLRPGETVVMDNLRPHHSPRVRELIESMCCRMLYLPPYSPDFNPIEPMWSKVKGHLRSAAARTYEALQQAVTDAPHAVTPNDCHGFFRHCSYDAA